Proteins found in one Micropterus dolomieu isolate WLL.071019.BEF.003 ecotype Adirondacks linkage group LG10, ASM2129224v1, whole genome shotgun sequence genomic segment:
- the tube1 gene encoding tubulin epsilon chain: protein MTQSVIVQVGQCGNQVGCRFWDLALREHAHVNKKGLYDEALSSFFRNVDSRKSDRGTCVGGRIQHLKARAVLVDMEEGVVNEILQGPLREVFDSTQLLTDVSGSGNNWAVGHMTYGSAYREQIVDTLRKAAEHCDCLQCFFLIHSMGGGTGSGLGTRVLSLLEEEFPEVCRIVTSIYPSAEDDVITSPYNSVLAMRELTEHADCVLPVENQSLVDIVNKIKHMSHGGRPGSMINRDSTIISGQGGLSGAEKPFDAMNNIVANLLLNITSSARFEGSLNMDLNEIAMNLVPFPHLHYLVPSLTPLYTLADVSVPTRRLDQMFSDAFSKDHQLIRADPKHSLYLACALMVRGNVQVSDLRRNIERLKPSLPFVSWNQEGWKTGLCSVPPVGHSHSLLALANNTCVKPTFMELRERFTKLYRKKAHLHHYLHVEGMEQSFFSEAINSLSSLIEEYHHLDATKGRLMPDAPRLSVAR from the exons ATGACACAGTCTGTTATTGTCCAAG TTGGACAGTGTGGCAACCAGGTTGGCTGCAGGTTTTGGGATCTTGCTTTGCGAGAACATGCCCATGTCAATAAA AAAGGATTGTATGATGAGGCTCTCAGTAGCTTTTTCAGAAATGTGGACTCGAG GAAAAGTGACAGGGGAACCTGTGTTGGTGGGAGAATCCAACATCTGAAGGCCAGG GCGGTGCTGGTGGACATGGAGGAGGGTGTGGTCAATGAGATCCTGCAGGGCCCATTGAGAGAAGTGTTCGACAGCACTCAGCTCCTCACAGACGTGTCAGGTTCCGGCAACAACTG GGCAGTTGGACACATGACATATGGCTCAGCCTACAGGGAGCAGATAGTGGATACACTGAGGAAGGCAGCAGAACACTGTGACTGTCTGCAGTGCTTTTTTCTTATTCACTCTATGGGAGGAG GTACTGGTTCTGGCCTGGGGACCAGAGTCCTGAGCCTGCTGGAGGAGGAGTTCCCTGAGGTGTGTCGAATTGTCACCTCCATTTATCCGTCTGCTGAGGACGATGTCATCACCTCTCCCTACAACAGCGTTCTGGCCATGAGAGAGCTCACAGAGCACGCCGACTGTGTCCTGCCTGTGGAAAATCAG tcGTTGGTGGACATCGTGAACAAGATCAAACATATGTCTCACGGTGGAAGGCCAGGCTCGATGATCAATAGAGACAGCACCATCATCTCTGGGCAGGGCGGGCTCAGTGGGGCAGAGAAGCCCTTTGATGCCATGAATAACATTGTGGCTAACCTGTTGCTCAATATTACCAG CTCAGCTCGTTTTGAGGGATCTCTCAACATGGATCTGAATGAGATTGCCATGAATCTGGTCCCCTTCCCTCATTTACACTACCTGGTGCCCAGCCTCACCCCTCTCTACACACTGGCAGATGTCAGTGTCCCCACCAGAAG ACTGGATCAGATGTTCAGTGATGCCTTCAGCAAAGACCACCAGCTAATCCGAGCCGACCCGAAGCACAGCCTCTACCTGGCCTGCGCCCTCATGGTCAGGGGAAATGTGCAGGTGTCCGACCTCCGCAGGAACATTGAGAG ACTCAAGCCTTCGCTGCCCTTTGTCTCGTGGAACCAGGAAGGCTGGAAGACTGGTCTGTGTTCAGTGCCTCCTGTGGGTCACTCCCACTCCCTGTTAGCCCTGGCCAACAACACCTGTGTGAAGCCCACATTCATGGAGTTGAGAGAACGCTTTACCAAGCTCTACAGGAAGAAG GCTCACTTACACCACTACCTGCATGTAGAAGGGATGGAGCAGAGCTTCTTCTCAGAGGCCATCAACTCTCTCAGCTCACTGATTGAAGAGTACCACCATCTGGATGCCACCAAGGGGAGACTCATGCCTGACGCACCCAGACTCAGCGTAGCCAGATGA
- the ccn6 gene encoding cellular communication network factor 6 isoform X2 yields MNAQTEWKQYFSRAQNNGQLAPRDGRAVAERRQFCQWPCKCRERLPCAPGVSSVLDGCGCCKSCARQIGESCNERDVCDPHKSMYCDFSADHPRYEVGVCAYMMAVGCDLNGAHYENGEAFQPSPLYKCTCIAGAIGCTPAFIEKPAGLLGPAPLMGSMPAGLRSGQSPKKHQQDTTYMSAWKKNCLIQTTPWSPCSKTCGLGISVRVNNDNSKCEMRKDRRLCLLRPCEKSVMKSVKVPKGKTCRPKFQAKKLEKLTLSGCTSTKKFKPTYCGVCTDKRCCVPNKSRMIKVNFTCKGGSIEWKMQWIMSCVCQRKCNDPGDMFSDLRLL; encoded by the exons ATGAACGCGCAAACAGAGTGGAAGCAG TACTTCAGCAGGGCTCAGAACAATGGGCAGCTGGCTCCTCGAGACGGACGGGCTGTGGCCGAGAGGCGGCAGTTCTGCCAGTGGCCCTGCAAGTGTCGGGAAAGACTTCCTTGTGCCCCGGGGGTGAGCTCTGTCCTAGACGGGTGCGGCTGCTGCAAGAGCTGTGCCAGGCAGATCGGAGAGTCGTGCAACGAGAGGGATGTCTGTGACCCGCACAAGAGCATGTACTGCGACTTCTCAGCTGACCACCCAAGATACGAGGttggagtgtgtgcat ACATGATGGCCGTGGGCTGTGACCTGAATGGGGCCCACTATGAGAACGGAGAAGCTTTCCAGCCCAGCCCACTCTATAAGTGCACATGCATTGCTGGAGCCATCGGCTGTACCCCTGCTTTCATCGAGAAGCCTGCCGGTCTCTTAGGCCCTGCCCCGCTGATGGGCAGCATGCCAGCCGGCCTTCGCAGTGGCCAGAGCCCAAAGAAGCACCAGCAGGACACTACCTACatgtcag CCTGGAAGAAGAACTGTCTGATCCAGACCACCCCCTGGAGCCCCTGCTCCAAAACCTGCGGCCTAGGCATCTCTGTGCGTGTCAACAACGACAACAGCAAATGTGAGATGAGGAAGGACAGACGCCTGTGTCTGCTGCGACCGTGCGAGAAGAGTGTGATGAAGAGTGTTAAG GTGCCAAAGGGAAAGACGTGCCGGCCTAAATTCCAAGCAAAGAAATTGGAGAAGCTGACACTCTCAGGCTGTACTAGTACCAAGAAGTTTAAGCCCACGTACTGCGGTGTCTGCACAGACAAGCGCTGCTGTGTCCCCAACAAGTCACGCATGATCAAGGTCAACTTCACGTGCAAGGGAGGCTCCATAGAGTGGAAGATGCAGTGGATAATGTCATGCGTGTGCCAGAGGAAGTGCAATGATCCAGGTGACATGTTTTCTGACCTGCGGTTACTCTAA
- the ccn6 gene encoding cellular communication network factor 6 isoform X1: MNAQTEWKQYFSRAQNNGQLAPRDGRAVAERRQFCQWPCKCRERLPCAPGVSSVLDGCGCCKSCARQIGESCNERDVCDPHKSMYCDFSADHPRYEVGVCAYMMAVGCDLNGAHYENGEAFQPSPLYKCTCIAGAIGCTPAFIEKPAGLLGPAPLMGSMPAGLRSGQSPKKHQQDTTYMSAYRDPPLAWKKNCLIQTTPWSPCSKTCGLGISVRVNNDNSKCEMRKDRRLCLLRPCEKSVMKSVKVPKGKTCRPKFQAKKLEKLTLSGCTSTKKFKPTYCGVCTDKRCCVPNKSRMIKVNFTCKGGSIEWKMQWIMSCVCQRKCNDPGDMFSDLRLL, translated from the exons ATGAACGCGCAAACAGAGTGGAAGCAG TACTTCAGCAGGGCTCAGAACAATGGGCAGCTGGCTCCTCGAGACGGACGGGCTGTGGCCGAGAGGCGGCAGTTCTGCCAGTGGCCCTGCAAGTGTCGGGAAAGACTTCCTTGTGCCCCGGGGGTGAGCTCTGTCCTAGACGGGTGCGGCTGCTGCAAGAGCTGTGCCAGGCAGATCGGAGAGTCGTGCAACGAGAGGGATGTCTGTGACCCGCACAAGAGCATGTACTGCGACTTCTCAGCTGACCACCCAAGATACGAGGttggagtgtgtgcat ACATGATGGCCGTGGGCTGTGACCTGAATGGGGCCCACTATGAGAACGGAGAAGCTTTCCAGCCCAGCCCACTCTATAAGTGCACATGCATTGCTGGAGCCATCGGCTGTACCCCTGCTTTCATCGAGAAGCCTGCCGGTCTCTTAGGCCCTGCCCCGCTGATGGGCAGCATGCCAGCCGGCCTTCGCAGTGGCCAGAGCCCAAAGAAGCACCAGCAGGACACTACCTACatgtcag CTTACAGGGATCCTCCTTTAGCCTGGAAGAAGAACTGTCTGATCCAGACCACCCCCTGGAGCCCCTGCTCCAAAACCTGCGGCCTAGGCATCTCTGTGCGTGTCAACAACGACAACAGCAAATGTGAGATGAGGAAGGACAGACGCCTGTGTCTGCTGCGACCGTGCGAGAAGAGTGTGATGAAGAGTGTTAAG GTGCCAAAGGGAAAGACGTGCCGGCCTAAATTCCAAGCAAAGAAATTGGAGAAGCTGACACTCTCAGGCTGTACTAGTACCAAGAAGTTTAAGCCCACGTACTGCGGTGTCTGCACAGACAAGCGCTGCTGTGTCCCCAACAAGTCACGCATGATCAAGGTCAACTTCACGTGCAAGGGAGGCTCCATAGAGTGGAAGATGCAGTGGATAATGTCATGCGTGTGCCAGAGGAAGTGCAATGATCCAGGTGACATGTTTTCTGACCTGCGGTTACTCTAA